Part of the Solwaraspora sp. WMMA2065 genome is shown below.
CCTCCCGGCCGACGAGTGGGGTGGGTTGCGGGAACAGGCCGCCGCGGACGTACCGAGGTTGCCCCTGTCCGCCCTGGTGCTCGATGAGCAGGCGGCGAAGCAGGCCGCGCGGAAGGCGGTCGCGGACCTGGTCGACGAGCAGGCGATGGATGCGGTGTTGGCGCAGGTCAAGGGCGACGGGCTGCGGTTGACGGGGCCGGGTGGGTTCCTGTCGGAGCTGGTCAGGGTCGTCCTGGAGCGGGGGTTGCGGGCGGAGTTGACCGAGCATCTGGGCTACCGGGCGCACGATCCGGGCGGCAAGGGTTCGGGAAACTCGCGTAACGGGCACACGGCGAAGACGGTGCGGACCGAGGTCGGGCCGATCGAGGTGCGGATGCCGAGGGACCGGGCGGGCACGTTCACCCCGGTGCCGCTGCCGAAGAACGCCCGCCGCCTGGGCGGGCTCTCCGATGTGGTCATCTCCCTGTACGCCGGTGGGATGACGGTGCGCGACATCTCCCATCACCTGCACCGGGTGTACGGCACCGAGGTCGGCCCGGACACCATCTCCACCATCACCGACGAAGTTCTGGATGAGGTGAAGGCGTGGCAGCACCGGCCCCTGGACGAGGTGTACCCGATCGTCTACGTGGACGCGTTGATGGGGAAGGTCCGCGACGGCGGGCAGGTGCGCAACAAGGCCTGCTACCTCGTGGTCGGTGTGGGTGTGGACGGGGTCAAGCACGTCCTCGGGATCTGGGTGCAGCAGACCGAAGGCGCCAGATTCTGGATGCAGGTGTGCACCGAGTTGCGTAACCGCGGGGTGCGGGATGTGCTCATCGCCTGCTGCGACGGGGTGACCGGGCTGCCCGAGGCGATCGAGGCCGTGTGGCCGCACACCACCGTGCAAACCTGTGTCGTGCACCTGATCCGGGCGGCGACGCGGTTCGTGTCCTACAAAGACCGGCGGGCGATGGTCACCGCGTTGAAGGAGATCTACACCGCACCCACGGTCGAGGCCGCCGAGACGGCGCTGCTCGGCTTCGCCGACAGCCCGCTCGGGAAACGCTACCCGGCTGCGGTCGCCGTCTGGGAGCGGGCGTGGGACCGGTTCACTCCGTTCCTGGCGTTCCCGCCCGAGGTCCGCCGGATCATCTACACCACCAACGCGATCGAGTCGTTCAACTACCAGATCCGCAAGGTGATCAAGAACCGTGGGCACTTCCCGACCGACGACGCCGTGGTCAGGCTGACCTGGCTGGCCATCGCCGATATCGAGGACAAACGCGCCCGGCAACGGGCCGCCGAGGCCGGCAAGCCCCGCAACCAGGCCCGCCAGGCCCCCGGACGACTCGTCGAAGGCGCCGGCGTCCACGGCTGGAAGCAGGCCCTCAACTCCCTGGACATCTTCTTCCCCGGCCGTATCCCCATCGATGCCCGATAGTTATACAGAATAGGGCGTTACACAGACAATCGGACAGGCTTGTCCTCCGGCGGTACGCACCACCGGCCCGTCCACCATGCAACGCATCCGCGCCACCCTGCGCAAGGCACTCAACGACGCGATGGCCCGGTCCAACAACCGGCTCATCGACTTCAACCCGGCCAAGCACGTCGAACTCACACCGGCGAAGCAGCCCAAACCCCGGGTGTGGACGGACAGAGCCGTCGCACGGTGGCGCGAGACCGGACAGAAGCCCAGCCCGGTCATGGTGTGGACCCCGCAACAGGCCGGAGCCTTCCTCGACTACGCCCAGGACCACGACATCGCCCTCTACCCGGTGTTCGTAGGCATCATGCACCGAGGCATGCGTCGCGGTGAGGCACTCGGCCTGCGGGACAGCACCGTCGACCTGGACGCCGCCCTCGTCACCGTCGACCTGCAACGCACCACCGTCGGCTACGAAGCGGTCGACAAGAAGGTCAAGTCCGAGGCGGGTAACCGCACCTTCGCCCTCGACAGCTTCACCGCCGCCGCGTGGCGCGCCTACCTCGCCCGCCGCGCCCGCTGGAAGTTGGCCAGCGGCGGCAGCTGGCCGGACACCGGATGGTTCTTCGTCCAACCCGACGGCGAGAAGTGGCACCCGGACACCGTCAGCAAACGCTTCGACAGCCTCGTCCGCGACGCCGGACTGCCCCCGGTCCGGCTGCACGACCTACGACACTGCGCCGCCACCTACCTGAAAGCCTCCGGCGCCGACCTCACCGACGTCAAGGAACTCCTCGGCCACTCCACCATCACCATCACCATCACCATCACCATCACCATCACCATCACCATCACCATCACCATCACCAGCAACATCTACACCTCCGTCATCGTCGAACTTTAGGTCGAGCGGGACAAGGCGGAGGCCGCCGCCGCGCTGGTTCCCCGCCGCCGACGCACACAGGCCGCCTGACCGACCCGAACCGCCGACACCACCTCCCAGCCTCCGACCACACCAACCCCCGGACGACCCCAACCCGCGGCTGAGGACACCAGATCGCCCGACGCGTCACCCCCGGTCAGCCGCGACAGCCCCAGACCCGGGCAGCAGACGGGCGGATGCAGAAGCCGCGGCCAGGCGGAGTAGGGTTGGCCCTTGACGGGCCGTTAGCTCAATCGGCAGAGCTGAGGACTTTTAATACCCGGCGTACGCCTTTATACCCACTACTTAGCGCAAGGTGTTTTAGTCCAGATTTCTGGCCGGCAATCCAGCCGAGTACCGCGCTATATTGGCAGGTCAGCGCGGCGGTCGCGGACGGTAGTCGCCTGGTCGGCAGTCGCTCGTGGCAGAAGTCCGGTATCCAGGGGTGGAATCCGTCTGGGGTCGGTGGCATCCGATCACCCACGGAGCACCCACACCCCGGCGGCAAACGGCGAAAGGTGTATCACGTTCTGGGCCGGCCGGCGGGGTCGGACGGGTCTATCACGTCAGCGGGACGGGCGGCGGTAGATGGTGACGGCCTCCTCGATCGCAGCCAGGCCCTCCTCCCGCCGACCCACCTCACCCAGATCAACCGACCAGTTGTTCAACGATCCGGCGAGGTCGGGCAGGTAGGCGGCGGGGTTGGCATCGGCCAGCCGGCGGTAGACGCATCCGTATCTCTTCCCGTTTGGCCCGCCCGCCGGCGGACAGGCCACCACTATCGGCGTACCTCATACCTCCGGCATAGACCGGCCGTCGTCGATGGTCACGTCGACACGCCGCCTGTGATCAACCAGACCCGAACCGACCAACAGACCCCAGCCATTCAACCGCTGTAGTGCTCTAGTCGCACGCTTATGACGCCGAGAGTGGTTGCAATGGCGATGATTCCGGGAACGAGGAATGCGGTTCCATAAGCTGATTCTGGAAGATGAATCTCTGTGGTTTCGTAGGCTCGTAGGCTGGCCGTGTCCCACATCCGCACCGTCTTGTCGGCGCTGCCGGAGACGATGATGGTGCGGCCGTCGAGTTGGCCCACCGCCACCGAATGCACCCAATCGGTGTGGCCGGTGAAGGGCTGGCCGATCGGGGTGCCGGTGGCTGCGTCCCACATCCGCACCGTCTTGTCGGCGCTGCCGGAGACGATGATGGTGCGGCCGTCGAGTTGGCCCACCGCCACCGTACGCACCCAATCGGTGTGGCCGGTGAGGGGCTGGCCGATCGGGGTGCCGGTGGCTGCGTCCCACATCCGCACCGTCTGGTCGGCGCTGCCGGTGACGATGATGGTGCGGCCGTCGAGTTGGCCCACCGCCACCGACCAGACCGCGCTGGTGTGACCGGTGAAGGGCTGGCCGATCGGGGTGCCGGTGGCTGCGTCCCACATCCGCACCGTCTGGTCGGCGCTGCCGGTGACGATGATGGTGCGGCCGTCGAGTTGGCCCACCGCCACCGACCAGACCGCGCTGGTGTGACCGGTGAAGGGGTCGCCGACGGGGGTGCCGGTGGCCGCGTCCCACATCCGCACTGTCCGGTCGGCGCTGCCGGAGACGATGATGGTGCGGCCGTCGAGTTGGCCCACCGCCACCGAATGCACCCAATCGGTGTGGCCGGTGAAGGGCTGGCCGATCGGGGTGCCGGTGGCTGCGTCCCACATCCGCACCGTCTGGTCGGCGCTGCCGGAGACGATGATGGTGCGGCCGTCGAGTTGGCCCACCGCCACCGACCAGACCCTGCTGGTGTGACCGGTGAAGGGCTGGCCGATCGGGGTGCCGGTGGCTGCGTCCCATACCCGCACCGTCTTGTCGTCGCTGCCGGTGACGACGACTGGGCTGCCGTCGAGTTGGCCCACCGCCACCGTACGCACCCAACCGGTGTGGCCGGTGAGGGGCTGGCCGATCGGGGTGCCGGTGGCTGCGTCCCACATCCGCACCGTCTTGTCGTCGCTACCTGTGACAATGATGGTGCGGCCGTCGAGTTGGCCCACCGCCACCGTACGCACCCAACCGGTGTGGCCGGTGAAGGGCTGGCCGATCGGGGTGCCGGTGGCTGCGTCCCACATCCGCACCGTCTGGTCGGCGCTGCCGGAGACGATGATGGTGCGGCCGTCGAGTTGGCCCACCGCCACCGTACGCACCCAACCGGTGTGGCCGGTGAAGGGCTGGCCGATCGGGGTGCCGGTGGCTGCGTCCCACATCCGCACCGTCTTGTCGTCGCTACCTGTGACGATGATGGTGCGGCCGTCGAGCTGGCCCACCGCCACCGACCAGACCGCGCTGGTGTGGCCGGTGAAGGGGTCGCCGATCGGGGTGCCCGTGGCGGTGTCCCACATCCGCACCGTCTTGTCGTCGCTGCCGGAGACGATGACTGGGCGGCCGTCGAGCTGGCCCACCGCCACCGAACGCACCCAACCGGTGTGACCGGTGAAGGGGTCGCCGATCGGGGTGCCCGTGGCGGTGTCCCATACCCGCACCGTCCGGTCGGCGCTGCCGGAGACGACGACTGGGCGGCCGTCGAGCTGGCCCACCGCCACCGACCAGACCCTGCCGGTGTGGCCGGTGAAGGGCTGGCCGATCGGGGTGCCCGTGGCGGTGTCCCACATCCGCACCGTCTGGTCGGCGCTGCCGGAGACGATGACTGGGCTGCCGTCGAGCTGGCCCACCGCCACCGCGCTCACGTCGCCGGTGTGGCCGGTGAAGGGGTCGCCGATCGGGGTGCCCGTGGCGGTGTCCCACATCCGCACCGTCCGGTCGGCGCTGCCGGAGACGATGACTGGGCTGCCGTCGAGCTGGCCCACCGCCACCGCGCTCACGTCGCCGGTGTGGCCGGTGAAGGGCTGGCCGATCGGGGTGCCCGTGGCGGTGTCCCACATCCGCACCGTCCGGTCGGCGCTGCCGGAGACGATGATGGTGCGGCCGTCGAGCTGGCCCACCGCCACCGACCAGACCCTGCCGGTGTGACCGGTGAAGGGCTGGCCGATCGGGGTGCCCGTGGCGGTGTCCCACATCCGCACCGTCCGGTCGGCGCTGCCGGAGACGATGATGGTGCGGCCGTCGAGCTGGCCCACCGCCACCGACCAGACCCTGCCGGTGTGACCGGTGAAGGGCTGGCCGATCGGGGTGCCCGTGGCGGTGTCCCATACCCGCGCCGTCCGGTCGGCGCTGCCGGAGACGACGACTGGGCGGCCGTCGAGCTGGCCCACCGCCACCGCGCTCACGTCGCCGGTGTGGCCGGTGAAGGGCTGGCCGATCGGGGTGCCCGTGGCGGTGTCCCACATCCGCACCGTCCGGTCGGCGCTGCCGGAGACGACGACTGGGCGGCCGTCGAGCTGGCCCACCGCCACCGCGCTCACGTCGCCGGTGTGGCCGGTGAAGGGCTGGCCGATCGGGGTGCCCGTGGCGGTGTCCCACATCCGCACCGTCCGGTCGGCGCTGCCGGAGACGACGACTGGGCGGCCGTCGAGCTGGCCCACCGCCACCGCGCTCACGTCGCCGGTGTGGCCGGTGAAGGGCTGGCCGATCGGGGTGCCCGTGGCGGTGTCCCACATCCGCACCGTCCGGTCGGCGCTGCCGGAGACGACGACTGGGCGGCCGTCGAGCTGGCCCACCGCCACCGCGCTCACGTCGCCGGAGTGGCCGGTGATGGTGTGGTGGGGTGTGGACAGGCGGCAGGATGCCCAGTCGGTGGCGAATGGCAGCGGTAGGCCGCTGTCCGCGATCGCTTGGGCGAGTTTCGGGGCACGCGCGCAGCGGGCGGTGAGTTGCAGGTAGGCGGCGCGCTGGCCGGTGGGGGCGGTACGGAGTCGGGCGAGAGCGCGGCGGTAGGCGTCAGCGGCGGCGTGACCGTCCGGGGTGCGGGTGTGGGGTAGCGCGGCGGACAGCGGCGCCGGGGGCGTATCGAGCAGGAACCGCGGCTGGGTGATCAGTGCGTCGAGGCGGTCGGTGCCAGCGGCGTGGGTGGCGATGGTCGCCGCCGTGTACGGGTGGGCGCGGGACCAGTCCGGGGTACCGTCGACCAGCCGGGGGACCCGATCGGCCAGAACATCGACAATCGCAGCCTGATCGGCTTCGGTGTCCCGATCCTCCCGCAGATGCTCGGCGAGAGATTCGTGGTACAGGCGGTACACCGAGCGGCGGTCGAGACTGGTTTCGATGATGTAGTAGCCGGCCTGCTCGATCAGCCACTCCAAGTCGGCGTTCGTGCACGGCCGTCCGGTCAGCGCATGCACGAGTCGGGGCCACACGTCCTCCCACGGCATACCGGTCGCTTCGGCGTAAGCCAGGGGCAACAGCAGGTCACGGGCGCGGGAGGCCTGGCCGCGCAACCGCTGGTCGAGATCCTGGCTCATCGCGTCGGCGGCGTGCCGGGGAAGCCCCGCCCGCCACGTCGGATCATGCGGATTGGCGACCGGTTCCGGACGCAACGCGAGGCTGCGGGCGGTGATCAACGCGACCAGGAACGAGTCACCCGCGCTGGCCGCGACCGCGTCGGCGACCGCGTCCACGAAAGCAGCAGGCTGTCCCCGGTACGGGGAGGTGTCGACCAGTTCGGTCAGGCACCTCCGCGCGTACCGGTGCACACTGGCGCGGTCGGCGAACTCCGGCCGGTCGAGATCCACCAGCCGGACCGGCTGGCCTAGAGCCTCGACCAGATGCGATCGGGTGCCGATCATCATCCGCAGCGGTACCCGCCCGGCGGCGGCCACCAGCGGTGCCAGGACCTGCTCCACCACCGGAGAACCACGATCACGCCGGGCCTCGCGGCTGTCCACGGCCTCGTCGACCGCGTCCACCACCACGACGACCGGCTCAGCATCACGGGCGAGCCCACGGACCAGGGCGCTGACCGAATCCACGTCACCGATGCTGTCGACACCGACCGCCTCGGCGAGCGCGGCCAGCAGATCCTGTGGAGTCTGCCCCCGGGCATGCACGAAGCGGCGGATCGCGCCGTCGGCGGGAATCGTGTCAGCGGGCAACAGATGCAGATTCGGCACCCACCGCCGGCGGCGCGGATCGGCAAGCACATCCAGACGCGCCAGCAGCGCTGACTTGCCCGAACCCGGCCGGCCGGTGACCACCAACGTCGCCGGCCCGGTACCCGCCAGCCACCGGGTCGCCTCCCGCAACGCGGCATGCCGACCGGTGAACAACCACAGATCATCCCGGCCGGCCGGGGCGTCCAGCCCTCGCGCACGCGGGTCGACATGATGACGGCGTTCCCGCTCCCGTGCGTCCCGCTGGGCGCGCAGGTCACGGGTACGCAGGTCGTAGTCGCTGAACCAGTCGTCGAAACGCGGGTTCGGGAAAAACTCCGCAGCCTTCTCCCCAACGAACATCAACCGGGCCCGCTGAGACGGGGGAGTCCGCGCGTTGATCGCGGTGACCAGCGCGTCCAACGGCAGGAACGGCACCTCGAAACCGGCCACCGACCGATCCCGCACCGCGCCGGCCAACGCCTGGGTGAACGCCCCCGCCACGGCACTCTGATAGTCCCGCGCGGCGACGATCACCGCGACGGACGGGGCACCGGCGAAACCTCGCAGCCGAGACAGAAAATCTGCGGCACCGGCACTCATCCGCACGGCCGCGCTGCCCCCGTAGCAGGTGTCCAACACGAACAACAGCTGCTGCCCGGCCACCTGGTCCGGCGTGTGGCTGTCCAGAATCCGCCCGGTCAGGTCCCCGGCCCGCACCGAGCCGTAGGCGAGATCGACGGTATCGGCCATCGGCAGCAGCAGATCACCGTGGTGGTCGACACCGTGCCCGGTGTAGTAGACCACCACCACATCGTCCGGTCGCCGCTGCGGATCGGTCAGGAACGCACGGAGCCGGTCCTGAAAGTCCCGCGCCCCCATCCCTATCCCGAAGCTTGGCACCACCGAGTAGCCCAACCCGGTGAACAACTCCCGAGCCCGCCACAACTCGTCGCCAAGCTCAGGCCGGTCGCCCAACCCCAGATCCTGCTGGTAGACAGTGGTTGCCGCGCCGACGAAGAACCGCCGAGCTGGACCGCCACCCGCTGCCGAGGTCACCGCAACCCCGCCAGCACCGCCGCACCGGTCTCCGCAGCCGACAGATACCGCTCAACAGAGTGAGCGGCCACCCCGTTGCTGATGCCCACATCGGTTACTCGATCGCCGAACACCTCACGCAGCCTCGGCCGTAACGCCACAAAGTCCCCATCGTCGGTGATGTTCACCCAACGCCGCACACCCGGCCACACCCCCACCAGATCACCCTGCGGGTTGCGTAACGGCTCCGGTCGCAGCCGGTGCGTCACGACATGCGGCACCCCCAACGGCGAACCCAACGTCACCAGATCCGTCACCGGCCACTGCGGATGCGCACACAACGCCTCGTACGCCACCACCGACCCCAACGAATGCGCCACCACCACCCGCGTGTCCGGCCCGATCACGGCCGCGAACCGCCCCTGAATCTCCGCCCGCACCTCCGGCTGCCCGAAATAGGCGGAAACCTGCTTCAGCCAGAACACCAACACCCGCTCCGACACCCGAACCAGAAAACGCGACCCCGCCAACGCCAACACCGCCGCCCGCACCGACGCCACCCCACCCAACGACCGCCCATCCGGCGACCCCACCAGCGGATCCACCGCCGCCGCAGCCCGCCACCACTCCACCAACAACTCGGTCTCCAGACCCGCCTCGACATCGTCCGCCGTCAACGGCGGCACACCCGCGTCGAGAAAACGCCCCGGCGCACGAAACACATCACCAAACGCCACAAAATCAAGATCGTCGGCAGTCAGCGCGTCCCGCACCCCACCAGCCAACTCGACCCCGCCCAACAACGCAGGACCCCACACCGCAACCATCTGCGGACGCGTCAAGAACGTATTCAAGATCCCATGAACCGCAACCACCCTCGCCACAGCCCAGCAGGCTACGCCGGACAGGCACCAAAACCAGAGTCCTGACTCACGAATGTCAACAACCCGACCAAGCGACCACGATCCGCCACCCGACAGCCTCGCACGCCGGCAGCCCGTCCAAGGAGGCAATGAATCACGCCCAAAGACTGCTTACTCATCTGCCGCAGGCCGCGCGTCACGCAGCGTGGTCTGTCGAGCCGCGCGGTCCAAGGTAAGTGCCCTGGCCGGGGCAGCATCTCTAACCCGGGCCGACCGCTCCACGCACCACGACCGCGATGGCGAGCCAGACGAAGTACGCGACGACGCTGACGCCAACCATAATCAGTGCCTTAAGAGTCGTGTAACCACGTCACGCTACGGCTTCCTCGGCCGCCGACTCCGCGACGATCGCCACCACGACGATCGGGTCGACCTGGGTTCCGGCTGAGCGGCGCAGTCCGTGAATCGCTTCCTCGGCGGAACGGGCCAGGTGGTACGGGTGGCCGGACGTCATGGCCGACCACGCGTCCGCGACCGCCACGCCCCGGGGTCAACAAGATCCGGCTGCCGGCCAGCCGGTCCGCGATGACCCGAGATCGCTACCGGCTCTGACCCGTCCTGAGCCGCGCTAGTGCGTTGTCCATGAACGTTCACCGGGTCGGCGACACGCCGGGCGGCGTCCGCTGGTAGTCGCTGGTCACGGCTCACTCTCGACGGCGGTGATATTGGCTGTCGAGAGGTGGTGGCGGGGTGGCCGAGCCGGTACGGGCACGGCGGTTGACGCAAGAAGAAGGCCGTAACTCGTCCGCCGGGGCAAGCACGATTCGGTCCGGGTGCGGCGGGCGCTGATCATCATGGCGTCGGCGTCCGGGACACCGGTCCCGGCGATCGCCCGGCTGATCGCCGGCCACGAGGACACCGTCCGCGACGTGATCCACGCGTTCAACGAGATCGGTCTCCGCGCGCTGGACCCTCAGTGGGCGGGAGGCCGTCCCCGCCGGATCAGTGACGACGATGAAGCGTTCATCGTCGCGACGGCCAAGGCCCGCCCGCGCACCCTCGGGCGGCCTTTCACCTGCTGGAGCCTGCGTAAACTCGCCGACTACCTGGCCACCGACGCCGCCCGGACGGTGGACGTGGGCCGGGAACGGCTGCGGCAGGTCCTGCGACGTCACGAGGTCAGCTGGCAGCGGACCCGCACCTGGAAGGAATCGACGGACCCGGACTTCGACGCCAAACTCGACCGGATCGAGGAGGTGACCGGCAGGTTCCCGACCCGCTGCTTCGCGTTCGACCAGTTCGGGCCGTTGTCGATCCGTCCGCACCACGGTCGCGGCTGGGCGGCGCGGTCGCGTCCCGGCCGGCTGCCGGCGACCTACCGTCGCACGCACGGCATCCGGTACTTCCACGGCTGCTACAGCCTCGGCGACGACCAGCTCTGGGGTGTCAACCGCCGCCGCAAGGGCGCGGATCACACCCTGTCCGCGTTGAAGTCGATCCGCGGGGCGCGGCCGGACGGCGCCCCGATCTACGTCGTCCTGGACAACCTGTCGGCGAACAAGACCCCGGCGATCCGGGCCTGGGCTGCCCGTAACGGGGTCGAGCTGTGCCTCACGCCGACCAGCGCGTCCTGGGCCAACCCGATCGAAGCGCAGTTCGGGCCGCTGCGGATGTTCACCATGGCGAACTCGAACCACCCCAACCACACCGTCCTGTCCCGAGAGATGCAGAAGTACCTGCGTTGGCGCAACGCCAACGCCCGCCACCCGGACGTGCTGGCCGCGCAACGCCGCGAAAGAGCCCGGGTCCGCAGCGAACGCCAGCACCGCTGGGGCCGTCCCCGGACCAAGGCCGCCTGACTGATCAGACCCGGTGAACGTTCATGGCCAACGCACTAGCTTGATTTTTAACCCGTCGGTGGCGGGCGCCGGTCGCTCCTGTGAGGATTCCGGCGTGTCGGGCTGGCGTGGGAACGGCCACCGTTGATGATCTTCGGGTTCCCTGGCAAGGACGCGAGATCAAGGCGGTGGCCGTGGCCACGATTTTGGCCCATCTGAGTGGGCTGGTGTTACCCCGCTCTGTCTCGACCGGGCCGGTGAGGGATCCGGCGGAGGTGTTGGCCGGGTTTCGGCGGGACTTCCACCAGGCCCTGTCACGGCGGTCGGATGCGTTGTTCGAGTTGACCGACGCGGTGTTGTGCGCGGATGGGCCGGTGCGGTCGTTGCCCGGGTTGTCGCTGGTAGCGGAGTACCGCCGTGGGCACGGCGCGTTGTACGACGCCTTGGCCGCCGGGCGGGTTGACGTGCAACGGCTGCGTACGGCGGTGGCGGCGGTGCCGCCGCCGCGGGCGGCTGACGGGCGGCTCGTCCTGGCCGTGGATGTGACGTGCTGGCTGCGGCCGGAGGCGCACACGTCGCCGGAGCGGATCCTGTGTCACACCTACGGCCGTGGCAGGGACCAGCACATCGGAGTTCCAGGCTGGCCGTATGCGTTCGTTGTGGCGTTGGAGACCGGCCGCACCTCGTGGACCGCACCGCTGGACGCGGTCCGCTTGGCTCCGGGTGCGGATCTGGCGGCGGTGACCGCCGCCCAGTTGCGGGACGTGGTCGGCCGGTTGATCGCCGCCGGCCATTGGCGGCCCGGCGATCCGCAGGTCTGGGTGGTGATGGACGCAGGCTACGACGCGGCCCGCCTGGCCTGGCTGCTGCGGGACCTGCCGGTGCGCGTCCTGGCCAGGCTGCGCTCGGACAGGGTCCTGCGCCGACCCGCGCCACCACCGCTGCCCGGCCGGCGGGGCCGGCTGCCCCGCCACGGCGCCGAGTTCATCTTCGGCGACCCCCGCAGTTGGGGTGCCCCGGATGTGACCACGGTGACCGATACCCGCCTCTACGGCACCGTCACCGCCCGAGCCTGGCACCGCTTGCATCCGAGACTGACCCGCCGCGCGGCCTGGACCGACTGCCCTGCACTGCCGATCCTGGAAGGCACCGTGATCCGTCTCGACGTCGGGCGGCTGCCGTCGGGCGCGACCGCGAAACCGGTATGGTTGTGGTGGTCCACCGGTATCGACCACGAGCCGGGCCACGATCCCAGCCCGGATCCGGCGATGATCGACCTGTTGTGGCAGGCGTTCCTACGCCGTTTCGACATCGAGCACACGTTCCGGCTGTTCAAGCAGACCCTCGGCTGGACAGTGCCGAAACTGCGCGACCCGCACGCCGCCGACCGGTGGACCTGGCTGATCATCGCCGCCTACACGCAGCTGAGGCTGGCCCGGCCACTGACCGCCGACCTGCGTCACCCATGGGAACGACCAGCGCCACCCGAACGGCTCACCCCATCCCGGGTCCGCCGCGGATTTCGGCACCTACGTCCGACAAGCACCTGCCCCGCCAGCGCGCCGAAACCCACCCGGCCAGGCCCCGGACGACCACCCGGCACGCCCAACCGTCACCCCACCCGCCGCTACGACGTCCACACCGTCACCAGCAGCCAAACCGGGAAGACGACCTCCAGAAAGAAGAAATCGGTCAATCCCAGACCACGCCGCACAGGTTAAAGATCAAGCTAGGGCGTGTCTCGCGGATCTTGGGTGTGGTTCGTTGTCCCTTGTATGGCACGGTTTGATCTGACGGATGACGAGTGGACGATCCTGGAGCCGTTGTTGCCCGAGCAGCCGGTTCGGGGTGGTCAGCGGCGCGATCACCGACAGGTGATCAACGGGATCTGCTGGGTGAAGCGCACGGGTTCGCCGTAGCGGGACGCGCCGGAGCGGTACGGGCCGTGGAAGACCCTAGCCGGACAGTTCCGCTGGTGGGCGGCCGACGGTACGTGGGCCAGGCTGAAGGCGCATGTGATCGCCGGTGGCCGA
Proteins encoded:
- a CDS encoding NF041680 family putative transposase, which produces MRDPAEVLAGFRRDFHQALSRRSDALFELTDAVLCADGPVRSLPGLSLVAEYRRGHGALYDALAAGRVDVQRLRTAVAAVPPPRAADGRLVLAVDVTCWLRPEAHTSPERILCHTYGRGRDQHIGVPGWPYAFVVALETGRTSWTAPLDAVRLAPGADLAAVTAAQLRDVVGRLIAAGHWRPGDPQVWVVMDAGYDAARLAWLLRDLPVRVLARLRSDRVLRRPAPPPLPGRRGRLPRHGAEFIFGDPRSWGAPDVTTVTDTRLYGTVTARAWHRLHPRLTRRAAWTDCPALPILEGTVIRLDVGRLPSGATAKPVWLWWSTGIDHEPGHDPSPDPAMIDLLWQAFLRRFDIEHTFRLFKQTLGWTVPKLRDPHAADRWTWLIIAAYTQLRLARPLTADLRHPWERPAPPERLTPSRVRRGFRHLRPTSTCPASAPKPTRPGPGRPPGTPNRHPTRRYDVHTVTSSQTGKTTSRKKKSVNPRPRRTG